From one Solanum lycopersicum chromosome 12, SLM_r2.1 genomic stretch:
- the LOC101246692 gene encoding heavy metal-associated isoprenylated plant protein 7 isoform X1: protein MMKINFGKVLDCFSTISSSGSCFCINEYGVHDDDGFEKKPLMNNSLSNQDDEPKLMRLKDVINVGPPTLAFQLKPKIVVLRVSIHCNGCARKVEKHISKMEAGVDMYQVDLETKKVVVIGDIIPFQVLESVSKIVKNVELSTWNTPEC, encoded by the exons ATGATGAAGATTAATTTTGGTAAAGTTTTAGATTGTTTTAGTACTATTTCTTCTTCTGGATCTTGTTTTTGTATCAATGAATATGGAGTTCATGATGATGATGGATTTGAAAAGAAGCCATTGATGAATAATAGTTTATCAAATCAAGATGATGAACCTAAGTTGATGAGATTGAAGGATGTTATTAATGTAGGACCTCCAACACTAGCTTTTCAATTGAAGCCTAAG ATTGTGGTGCTAAGAGTTTCCATACATTGCAATGGTTGTGCAAGGAAAGTTGAAAAACACATCTCCAAAATGGAag cagGGGTAGATATGTACCAAGTAGATTTGGAGACCAAGAAGGTGGTTGTTATTGGAGACATAATACCTTTTCAAGTGTTGGAAAGTGTttcaaaaattgtcaaaaatgtTGAACTTTCAACTTGGAACACTCCTGAatgttga
- the LOC101262289 gene encoding leucine-rich repeat extensin-like protein 4 yields MKEKTQTPICSLFFLVLCFLCCSVFTEHTNAEFTVSENGPLTDSEAQFIKHRQLLYYRDEFGDRGENVKIDPSMVFENDRIKNAYIALQAWKQAIISDPFNITMNWVGPNVCSYTGVFCAPALDNPKIRTVAGIDLNHGDIAGYLPEELGLLTDLGIFHINSNRFCGTIPRKLNKLKILFELDLSNNRFAGKFPYVVLSLPKLIFLDIRFNEFEGNVPSQLFDKPLDAIFINHNRFAFELPENFGNSPVSVIVLASNSFHGCLPASIGNMSNLNEAILMNNGLRSCLPAEIGLLKNLTVFDVSFNELMGPLPENFGGLVNLEQLNVAHNMLSGTIPKSICQLPKLENFTYSYNFFTGEPPVCLALPEFHDQRNCLPNRPVQRSPGQCKAFLSKKIHCSAFKCHKFVPVLPPPPPLSPPLPAPPPPPVYSPPPPVYNPPSPPPPPPPSPPPPSPPPPVYSPPPPSPPPPPPVYSPPPPPPSPPPPSPPPPPPPSPPPPSPPPPVYSPPPPPPPPPPPVYSPPPLPYCVRSPPPPPPPPNSPPPNSPPPPLAHSPPPPSPYYYNSPPPPPPNSPPPPPNSPPPPPPTYIYSSPPPPNSPPPPPPPYVYSSPPPPHSPPPPSPLPCIEPPPPPPPCIEPPPPPSPSPSPPPPPMYHYNSPPPPSPSPPPPPVYHYNSPPPPSPSPPPPPVYYYNSPPPPPPSPPPTPVYEGPLPPVIGVQYASPPPPPFY; encoded by the coding sequence ATGAAGGAGAAAACTCAAACACCCATTTGTTCTCTGTTTTTTCTTGTGCTCTGTTTTTTGTGTTGTTCAGTCTTTACTGAACACACAAATGCTGAGTTTACTGTTTCTGAAAATGGTCCTTTAACTGATTCTGAAGCTCAGTTCATCAAACACAGGCAGCTTTTGTATTACAGAGATGAGTTTGGTGATAGAGGTGAAAATGTGAAAATTGATCCATCTATGGTGTTTGAGAACGATAGAATCAAGAATGCTTATATTGCTTTACAAGCATGGAAACAAGCTATCATTTCAGATCCCTTTAATATCACTATGAATTGGGTTGGTCCTAATGTATGCAGCTACACCGGAGTCTTCTGTGCTCCGGCGTTGGATAATCCGAAAATCCGTACAGTTGCCGGCATTGACCTTAACCATGGCGACATTGCAGGGTATCTCCCGGAAGAGCTTGGTCTTCTTACAGATCTTGGGATTTTCCATATCAATTCCAATCGTTTCTGTGGTACAATACCGAGAAAGTTGAACAAGTTGAAGATACTGTTCGAGCTGGATCTGAGTAATAACAGGTTTGCCGGGAAGTTTCCTTATGTTGTTTTGAGTTTACCCAAGTTGATATTTTTGGATATTAGGTTCAATGAATTTGAAGGTAATGTACCTTCGCAGCTTTTTGATAAGCCACTAGACGCCatttttattaatcataatCGTTTTGCGTTTGAGCTGCCGGAGAATTTTGGGAATTCGCCGGTTTCTGTGATAGTACTTGCGAGTAACAGTTTTCATGGGTGTCTTCCGGCGAGTATTGGGAATATGAGTAATCTTAATGAAGCGATTTTAATGAATAATGGGTTGCGTTCTTGTTTGCCGGCGGAGATTGGGTTGTTGAAAAATTTAACTGTATTTGATGTGAGCTTTAATGAGTTGATGGGTCCGTTGCCGGAGAATTTTGGTGGTTTGGTGAATTTGGAGCAATTGAATGTCGCACATAATATGCTTTCTGGTACGATTCCTAAAAGTATTTGTCAGCTTCCTAAGCTTGAGAATTTTACCTATTCGTATAATTTCTTCACCGGTGAACCGCCGGTATGTTTGGCGTTGCCGGAGTTTCATGATCAACGGAATTGTTTGCCCAACAGACCGGTGCAACGGTCTCCGGGACAGTGTAAGGCGTTTTTgtctaaaaaaattcattgtaGTGCTTTTAAGTGTCATAAATTTGTTCCTGTTTTGCCACCTCCACCACCACTTTCACCACCGCTGCCTGCCCCTCCTCCGCCGCCTGTTTATTCGCCTCCGCCACCAGTTTATAATCCTCCTTCAccacctccaccaccaccaccctctCCACCTCCTCCATCACCTCCACCACCAGTCTATTCACCACCACCTCCATCTCCTCCTCCACCACCACCAGTCTattcaccaccaccaccacctccaTCTCCTCCTCCACCATCACCTCCACCCCCACCACCACCATCTCCACCTCCACCATCACCCCCACCACCAGTTTATTcaccaccacctccccctccaCCTCCTCCCCCACCAGTTTATTCACCACCGCCATTGCCTTATTGTGTACGCTCACCTCCACCTCCACCTCCACCACCAAATTCTCCACCTCCTAATTCACCACCTCCACCGCTTGCTCACTCGCCTCCACCCCCTTCACCTTACTATTACAATTCACCACCACCTCCGCCCCCAAATTCGCCACCTCCTCCACCAAATTCGCCtcctccaccaccaccaacatACATTTACTCATCACCTCCGCCACCAAATTCACCACCTCCTCCACCACCACCATACGTATACTCTTCACCTCCACCACCTCATTCCCCTCCACCTCCGTCCCCATTACCTTGTATAGAACCCCCTCCACCCCCTCCTCCATGCATTGAACCACCCCCACCACCTTCCCCTTCACCAtctcctccaccaccaccaATGTATCATTACAATTCTCCGCCCCCACCATCTCCATCACCTCCTCCCCCACCGGTATATCACTACAATTCTCCACCcccaccatcaccatcacctcCTCCACCACCAGTATATTACTACAATTCTCCACCCCCACCTCCACCATCACCACCGCCTACTCCAGTATACGAAGGGCCATTGCCACCAGTAATAGGAGTTCAATATGCTTCACCACCTCCACCACCCTTTTAttaa
- the LOC101246692 gene encoding heavy metal-associated isoprenylated plant protein 30 isoform X2 produces MMKINFGKVLDCFSTISSSGSCFCINEYGVHDDDGFEKKPLMNNSLSNQDDEPKLMRLKDVINVGPPTLAFQLKPKIVVLRVSIHCNGCARKVEKHISKMEGVDMYQVDLETKKVVVIGDIIPFQVLESVSKIVKNVELSTWNTPEC; encoded by the exons ATGATGAAGATTAATTTTGGTAAAGTTTTAGATTGTTTTAGTACTATTTCTTCTTCTGGATCTTGTTTTTGTATCAATGAATATGGAGTTCATGATGATGATGGATTTGAAAAGAAGCCATTGATGAATAATAGTTTATCAAATCAAGATGATGAACCTAAGTTGATGAGATTGAAGGATGTTATTAATGTAGGACCTCCAACACTAGCTTTTCAATTGAAGCCTAAG ATTGTGGTGCTAAGAGTTTCCATACATTGCAATGGTTGTGCAAGGAAAGTTGAAAAACACATCTCCAAAATGGAag GGGTAGATATGTACCAAGTAGATTTGGAGACCAAGAAGGTGGTTGTTATTGGAGACATAATACCTTTTCAAGTGTTGGAAAGTGTttcaaaaattgtcaaaaatgtTGAACTTTCAACTTGGAACACTCCTGAatgttga
- the LOC101246994 gene encoding uncharacterized protein produces MAKTLVIFTIVLLLFTISVSSSNPDPNPDPNPDPAPSEAHKELIRFGFPIGLLPRNVNEYSLNSSSGEFLVSLGEKCKITLPPDNYLATYSKKIRGKIVENRIAELDGISVRAFFKWWGITGIRSSGENLVFEVGMVTAKYPSKNFIESPYCEGKKHSSS; encoded by the coding sequence ATGGCAAAAACCCTAGTAATCTTCACCATTGTTCTTCTCCTCTTCACCATTTCTGTATCTTCTTCGAATCCGGATCCGAATCCTGACCCGAATCCGGATCCGGCACCATCAGAGGCACACAAGGAGCTAATCAGATTCGGGTTTCCTATAGGGTTGCTTCCAAGGAACGTTAATGAGTATTCTCTGAACTCCAGTTCCGGCGAGTTCTTAGTTTCTTTGGGTGAGAAGTGTAAAATTACTCTACCTCCGGACAATTACCTTGCGACGTATTCGAAGAAAATTAGGGGGAAAATTGTTGAGAATCGTATTGCGGAGCTTGATGGGATTAGTGTAAGGGCTTTTTTTAAGTGGTGGGGAATTACGGGTATCAGATCTAGTGGTGAGAATTTGGTTTTTGAAGTTGGAATGGTTACTGCTAAATACCCTTCTAAGAATTTCATTGAAAGTCCTTATTGTGAAGGGAAAAAGCATTCCTCTTCCTGa
- the LOC101246217 gene encoding probable ADP-ribosylation factor GTPase-activating protein AGD14 produces the protein MANRREDEKNERTIRNLLKLPDNRRCINCNSLGPQYVCTNFWTFVCTTCSGLHREFTHRVKSVSMAKFTSQEVSALQGGGNASAKEIYLKDWDPQRNSLPDGSNVERLRDFIRHVYVDRRYSGERSFEKPPRGKMAEAENMNENRKTDTYRGGSRSPPNEEVYERRYSDRASPGGRSSGGRSPGYDQRSPARAEVINDWRREDRFGNGRTSDGGSKFESMSPDRQSDLDTSSPPMVRPVREILGDSVSPLRVIEPPKTNGGRSAADSSMRTQRTASSSSLASSNGNPVELKTETSLIDFDDVPEPPASAPAPQIQQSVTVMPVAQPTKSADNWANFDSFAEVKASPAPSNTNLLETVFSELTAPAIATAPSGSPGGSAAPFTPFSSFAPGAATTDNSAAFPLGGAPAAPTEQTSILPVSGGNAFANTHGGHWSNMQPQQTSLFPVTGQQAISQLSTPAAGGPSGNQQWNSSVSPSTLGFPSSATAQVPQAVNPVLQEATSAVASQASSVEIKSIGRKELPADLFAVNYPSIPGAFPGWHAGPQQGYGFAMQYNMSMATNAFPQPSKTTNPFDVINEPTSQAPTFPSMSSLQGALPNMAAPTGLLHTSSLGAPTYPPAMPQQAPSYASAIPPGSYMGHQVAGSMPQRPPGVASFGFDGVAFGGLNSNQQPGGLYSAPPTQNTFSSSGGNPFG, from the exons ATGGCGAACCGAAGGGAGGATGAGAAGAATGAAAGAACTATACGGAATCTGCTTAAGCTTCCCGACAATCGACGATGTATAAACTGTAATAGTTTG GGGCCACAATATGTTTGCACTAATTTCTGGACATTTGTTTGCACAACATGCAGTGGTTTACA CCGGGAGTTCACCCATAGAGTGAAATCAGTATCCATGGCTAAATTTACCTCACAAGAAGTTAGTGCCCTTCAAGGAGGAGGAAATGCG AGTGCAAAGGAAATATATTTGAAGGACTGGGACCCACAGCGTAATTCTCTCCCAGATGGCAG TAATGTAGAGAGGCTTCGTGATTTTATTAGGCATGTGTATGTGGATAGAAGATACTCCGGTGAAAGGAGCTTTGAGAAGCCGCCAAGGGGAAAGATG GCTGAAGCCGAGAACATGAACGAGAACAGGAAGACAGATACCTACCGGGGTGGCTCTCGAAGCCCACCAAATGAGGAAGTATATGAGCGTCGATATAGCGACAGAGCTAGTCCTGGTGGGAGAAGTAGTGGTGGAAGAAGTCCTGGATATGATCAAAGAAGTCCTGCCCGTGCTGAAGTAATCAATGACTGGCGACGGGAGGATAGGTTTGGTAATGGTCGAACTTCTGATGGAGGATCCAAGTTTGAAAGCATGTCACCTGACCGTCAAAGCGACCTTGACACATCTAGTCCTCCAATGGTTCGTCCTGTTAGAGAGATTCTTGGAGATAGTGTATCTCCTCTTCGAGTTATTGAACCTCCGAAAACCAATGGTGGTAGGTCTGCTGCTGATAGTTCCATGCGGACCCAG AGGACTGCATCTTCCAGTAGTTTGGCGTCCTCCAATGGGAACCCTGTTGAACTCAAGACTGAAACCTCATTAATTGATTTTGATGATGTTCCTGAACCCCCAGCTTCTGCACCCGCACCACAAATACAACAATCTGTTACGGTCATGCCCGTTGCTCAACCAACGAAATCTGCTGACAACTGGGCGAACTTTGATTCATTTGCAGAGGTTAAAGCATCTCCAGCTCCTTCAAATACCAATCTACTGGAGACTGTATTCTCAGAGTTGACAGCTCCAGCAATTGCAACTGCTCCTTCAGGAAGTCCTGGTGGTAGTGCAGCTCCATTCACCCCTTTCAGTAGTTTTGCTCCTGGAGCTGCAACTACGGACAACTCAGCAGCATTTCCACTTGGTGGTGCTCCAGCTGCACCCACTGAACAGACATCAATACTGCCAGTTAGTGGTGGTAATGCCTTTGCAAATACTCATGGTGGACACTGGTCTAATATGCAACCTCAGCAGACTTCCTTGTTTCCTGTGACTGGCCAACAAGCTATATCGCAGCTTTCTACTCCAGCTGCTGGTGGACCTTCTGGCAATCAG CAATGGAATTCTTCAGTTTCCCCAAGCACTCTTGGTTTTCCTAGTTCAGCAACTGCACAAGTTCCTCAAGCTGTAAACCCTGTCCTTCAGGAAGCCACTTCTGCAGTTGCATCTCAAGCTTCTTCTGTTGAAATCAAATCTATTGGAAGAAAAGAACTGCCTGCG GATTTGTTTGCTGTAAACTATCCTTCAATTCCTGGAGCTTTTCCAGGCTGGCATGCTGGTCCACAGCAAGGCTATGGATTCGCGATGCAGTACAACATGTCAATG GCTACAAATGCTTTTCCACAACCATCAAAAACAACAAACCCTTTTGATGTCATAAATGAACCAACTTCACAAGCTCCAACG ttCCCATCAATGTCATCATTACAAGGTGCACTACCAAATATGGCAGCTCCAACTGGATTGCTGCATACATCCAGCCTCGGTGCCCCAACTTATCCTCCGGCAATGCCTCAGCAAGCACCATCTTATGCATCAGCAATTCCACCAG gCTCATACATGGGGCATCAAGTAGCTGGTAGCATGCCACAGAG ACCACCAGGAGTAGCAAGTTTTGGCTTTGATGGGGTTGCTTTTGGAGGTCTAAACTCGAACCAGCAGCCGGGTGGATTATATTCTGCACCCCCTACCCAGAACACCTTCTCTTCTTCTGGAGGAAACCCTTTTGGATAA